The following are encoded in a window of Pseudalgibacter alginicilyticus genomic DNA:
- a CDS encoding glycoside hydrolase family 2, translating to MNKYILLITLVISFSVSSQSRQVFTINNNWEFYKGNLEVSKTETFLEHNDVKWQSVNIPHTWNNIDTTDDTPGYYRGIAWYKKSIFIESAHTPNAKTLIYFEGVNQVADLYVNGQWVGQHKGGYTRFHFDVTSFLKYNQQNTFAVKVDNSYNEAIPPLSADFTFFGGIYRDVFIMELNEVHFSMDDHSSSGIYISTPEVSKELATVEVKYLLNNEGSKNKTVQVVSQIVDKQGVVVLSLNKKVRLSKNEKNKENTEVFSIKNPQLWSPDNPYLYSVITQIKDLKTGKILDESSEPLGLRWFKFDSEKGFFLNGEHLKLIGTNRHQDYLKKGNALSDEMHVRDIRLLKEMGGNFLRISHYPQDPTVLEMCDRLGILTSVEIPIVNAITESEAFTNNCLAMAEEMVKQNYNHPSLVIWAYMNEVLLRLPFDQKTEKERYEIYAKNVTKLASKIESKIRSLDFYRSTMIVNHGAISRYKDAGLTSVPMILGWNLYQGWYGGKLSSFDSNLDDLHNLFPNQSLIITEYGADVHPRLHSMKPERFDYTVEYGNKYHEHYIKAIQSRSFIVGANIWNLNDFYSESRGYALPRTNLKGITTLDREKKDTWWLYKTALSKTPVIKFGQNQWKIRGGVAEAGKDFCTLPVTVYSNGDSVELWHNNNVVYNAKVVDNIARFSIPFVNGKNSFIAKMKVDSKEYIDVLDVDFRLAPNNFSEFKDEFYGLNVLLGTNRIYEDKVKSQVWIPEQPYTKGSWGYVGGERFRPKTRFGSLPSSDLDIIDSEDDPIYQTQRVDIQKFKLDVPDGRYVISLGWAELESDKEHEKLIYNLGDDRILEAVTDRVFNVLINGNYIEKNLNLAEQFGVEKAVSKKYEVLVLNGEGITLDFEAIKGKPILNTFQIRRL from the coding sequence ATGAACAAGTATATTTTATTAATTACACTGGTAATTTCTTTTAGTGTCTCTTCCCAATCGAGGCAAGTTTTCACAATTAATAATAATTGGGAGTTTTATAAAGGTAATTTAGAAGTTTCTAAAACTGAAACATTTTTAGAACATAATGATGTCAAATGGCAATCTGTAAATATTCCACATACATGGAATAATATAGATACTACTGATGATACTCCAGGTTATTACAGAGGTATAGCTTGGTATAAAAAAAGTATTTTTATTGAGTCCGCGCATACTCCAAACGCTAAAACTCTTATCTATTTTGAAGGCGTTAATCAAGTTGCAGATTTGTATGTAAATGGTCAGTGGGTTGGGCAGCACAAAGGTGGTTATACAAGATTTCATTTTGATGTTACCTCATTTTTAAAATACAATCAACAAAATACATTTGCTGTAAAAGTTGATAATAGCTATAACGAAGCTATTCCACCGTTATCTGCAGATTTTACTTTTTTTGGGGGCATATACCGCGATGTGTTTATTATGGAACTAAATGAAGTCCATTTTTCAATGGACGATCATAGTTCATCAGGAATTTATATTTCCACTCCAGAGGTTTCAAAAGAGTTAGCTACAGTTGAAGTTAAGTATTTATTAAACAATGAAGGGAGTAAAAATAAAACGGTTCAGGTTGTTAGTCAAATTGTTGACAAACAAGGTGTTGTTGTTCTTTCTTTAAATAAAAAAGTTAGGCTTAGTAAAAACGAAAAAAACAAGGAGAATACAGAAGTTTTTTCAATTAAAAATCCTCAATTGTGGTCGCCTGACAATCCATATTTGTATAGTGTAATAACCCAAATTAAAGATCTAAAAACCGGAAAAATATTAGACGAATCTTCAGAGCCATTAGGTTTACGCTGGTTTAAGTTTGATTCAGAAAAAGGATTTTTTCTGAATGGAGAGCATTTAAAATTAATTGGAACTAACAGACATCAAGATTACTTAAAAAAGGGAAATGCTTTATCAGATGAGATGCACGTTAGAGATATTCGTTTGTTAAAAGAAATGGGAGGAAATTTTTTACGGATTTCGCACTATCCCCAAGATCCAACAGTACTTGAAATGTGTGATAGATTAGGAATTTTAACTTCTGTAGAAATTCCCATAGTAAATGCTATTACCGAATCGGAAGCGTTTACTAATAACTGTTTAGCTATGGCAGAAGAAATGGTGAAACAAAACTATAACCACCCGTCGCTTGTTATTTGGGCGTATATGAATGAGGTACTTTTAAGATTACCATTTGACCAGAAAACAGAAAAAGAGCGTTATGAAATTTATGCTAAAAATGTTACAAAATTAGCTTCTAAAATTGAAAGTAAAATAAGAAGTTTAGATTTTTATAGGTCTACTATGATTGTTAATCATGGAGCTATAAGCAGGTATAAAGATGCAGGTTTAACAAGCGTACCAATGATTCTTGGTTGGAATTTGTATCAAGGTTGGTATGGAGGAAAATTGTCTAGTTTTGATAGTAATCTTGATGATCTTCACAACCTTTTTCCAAATCAGTCACTTATCATTACAGAATATGGAGCAGATGTGCATCCACGTTTACACTCTATGAAACCAGAACGTTTTGATTATACGGTAGAATATGGTAACAAATACCATGAACATTACATAAAAGCCATACAAAGTAGGTCTTTTATTGTTGGAGCTAACATATGGAATTTGAATGATTTTTATTCTGAATCTAGAGGTTATGCACTACCGCGAACTAACTTAAAAGGTATTACTACTTTAGACAGAGAAAAGAAAGACACATGGTGGCTGTATAAAACAGCTCTTTCCAAAACACCTGTTATTAAATTTGGCCAAAACCAATGGAAGATACGAGGTGGTGTTGCTGAAGCAGGTAAAGATTTTTGTACATTACCCGTAACGGTATATTCTAATGGTGATTCGGTTGAATTATGGCATAATAATAACGTAGTTTACAATGCTAAAGTAGTTGATAATATAGCTAGGTTTTCAATACCATTTGTTAATGGGAAAAACAGTTTTATAGCTAAAATGAAGGTTGACTCCAAAGAATATATTGATGTATTAGATGTTGATTTCAGATTGGCACCAAATAATTTTTCTGAATTTAAAGATGAATTTTATGGGTTAAATGTCCTTCTTGGTACCAATCGAATTTATGAAGATAAGGTTAAGAGTCAAGTTTGGATTCCTGAGCAACCATATACCAAAGGAAGCTGGGGTTATGTAGGAGGCGAACGTTTTAGACCAAAAACTAGATTTGGAAGTTTACCTAGCTCAGATTTAGATATTATAGATTCTGAAGATGATCCTATTTATCAAACTCAGCGCGTGGATATTCAAAAATTTAAATTAGATGTACCAGATGGGCGTTATGTTATTTCTTTAGGGTGGGCTGAATTAGAATCAGATAAAGAACACGAAAAATTAATTTATAATTTAGGGGATGATAGGATTTTAGAAGCGGTAACCGATCGTGTTTTTAATGTACTGATTAATGGTAATTATATAGAGAAAAACTTAAATTTAGCAGAACAGTTTGGAGTAGAAAAAGCTGTTTCCAAAAAATATGAAGTTTTAGTTTTAAATGGAGAGGGCATTACTTTAGATTTTGAAGCCATAAAAGGAAAACCTATTTTGAATACATTTCAAATAAGAAGATTATAA
- a CDS encoding right-handed parallel beta-helix repeat-containing protein: MALKTIKIFSVLLILNFQYNYAQTTYYVDDIIGKDSNTGTDKAAPFKSIDKLNQLNLKPNDSILFRRGGQWIGNFVPKGSGAKNKRIVIGAYGSGPAPVLDAQGVIANNENVSYTIRLFNQEYIEIRDLKITNYAISEEPRVYPLKENVTYVYAAKMGIYIEGRDCGTLHDIQLINLEICEVNGDMSTKDNGGVFVEITRNKDVSKQVKSNFDGLYVEGCYIHNVDRTGWSNRSVWDRRSLTSNWGDKLANGRTHNWYPNENVVFRNNKFEKAGANALIVRVANAPLVEHCVFTHNGIKGSGNASFPFNCDDALFQYNEASYTYYNNEADSWDHKPDVDAGGFDSDWNCKNTIIQYNYSHHNGHGGILICNDGASKTGFNDGTIIRYNIFESNNHHIVRNSGPTTNTHIYNNVFFAGEEHKNVQLIYHKSWNGFPKSTTYTNNIFYSLGEGNWFDLGKSTNNVFKSNTFYGDIKEEPEDSEKSKKNPLFKSALPSKANWKSYLRFLLKDESPEIDQGIKIEGHPMKDFLGNPIIGNPDRGAFEN, translated from the coding sequence ATGGCACTTAAAACAATAAAAATATTTTCTGTTTTATTAATATTGAATTTTCAATACAACTATGCTCAAACTACCTATTATGTAGATGATATTATTGGAAAAGACTCAAATACTGGTACAGATAAGGCAGCGCCATTTAAATCTATTGATAAACTAAATCAATTGAATTTAAAACCCAATGATTCCATTCTTTTTAGAAGAGGAGGTCAATGGATAGGAAATTTTGTTCCAAAAGGTAGTGGGGCTAAAAACAAACGGATAGTTATTGGTGCTTATGGTTCTGGACCAGCACCAGTTTTAGATGCTCAAGGTGTTATAGCAAACAATGAAAACGTTTCATATACCATTCGTTTGTTCAACCAAGAATATATTGAAATTCGAGATTTAAAAATCACAAATTATGCAATTTCAGAGGAGCCAAGGGTGTACCCGTTAAAAGAGAATGTTACCTATGTATATGCTGCTAAAATGGGTATTTATATTGAAGGAAGGGATTGCGGAACGCTTCATGATATTCAATTAATTAATTTGGAGATCTGTGAAGTCAATGGTGATATGAGTACTAAGGATAATGGTGGTGTTTTTGTTGAAATAACAAGAAATAAAGATGTTTCAAAACAGGTGAAATCTAATTTTGATGGACTGTATGTTGAAGGTTGCTATATTCATAATGTGGATAGAACAGGTTGGTCTAATAGGTCTGTTTGGGACAGAAGATCACTAACAAGCAACTGGGGAGATAAATTAGCAAATGGAAGAACCCATAATTGGTACCCTAATGAAAATGTTGTTTTTAGAAATAATAAATTTGAAAAGGCAGGAGCTAATGCTTTGATAGTCCGAGTAGCTAATGCGCCTTTGGTAGAACATTGTGTTTTTACACATAATGGTATTAAAGGTAGTGGTAACGCTTCTTTTCCTTTTAATTGTGACGATGCTTTGTTTCAATATAATGAAGCTTCCTATACTTATTATAATAACGAAGCAGATAGTTGGGATCATAAACCAGATGTGGATGCAGGAGGTTTTGATAGTGATTGGAATTGTAAAAACACCATCATTCAATATAACTACAGTCATCACAATGGCCATGGTGGCATTCTTATTTGTAACGACGGAGCTAGTAAAACAGGTTTTAATGATGGCACTATTATTAGGTACAATATTTTTGAAAGCAACAACCATCATATTGTAAGAAATTCTGGGCCTACAACTAATACTCATATCTATAACAACGTATTTTTTGCAGGAGAAGAACATAAAAATGTGCAATTAATTTATCATAAAAGTTGGAATGGGTTTCCAAAATCAACAACATATACAAACAATATTTTCTATTCTTTAGGAGAGGGAAATTGGTTTGATTTAGGTAAAAGCACTAATAATGTTTTTAAGTCAAATACTTTTTATGGTGATATAAAAGAAGAACCAGAAGATTCTGAAAAAAGTAAAAAAAACCCGCTATTTAAAAGTGCTTTACCATCTAAAGCCAATTGGAAATCATATTTACGATTTTTATTAAAAGATGAATCTCCAGAAATAGATCAAGGAATTAAGATTGAAGGGCACCCTATGAAAGATTTTTTAGGAAACCCAATAATAGGCAACCCAGATAGAGGTGCTTTTGAAAATTAA
- a CDS encoding sialate O-acetylesterase has product MRNYKILLLLCVGLLYQCKSVKDLTKNDANPMELYLCIGQSNMAGRATIEEQDKDSLQNVFLFTGNAAKPWEKAANPLNKYSTVRKSINMQRLGPSYGFAKEMTNAMPNKKMGLIVNAKGGTSIEEWERGDTLYNEAISQAKKAMEYGILKGVIWHQGEGNVGRYDKYMPKIKELIEALRSDLNVPNLPFVAGQLSSDKPQRNNFNIMILELPDAVENTGVVRSENTSTIDDTHFDSESQRLLGKRYAVEMLKLISKK; this is encoded by the coding sequence ATGAGAAATTATAAAATACTGTTATTGTTATGCGTTGGATTGTTATACCAATGTAAATCAGTAAAAGACCTAACTAAAAATGATGCTAATCCCATGGAGCTTTATTTATGTATTGGTCAGTCAAATATGGCAGGAAGAGCGACTATTGAAGAGCAAGATAAAGATAGCCTTCAAAATGTGTTTTTATTTACAGGAAATGCTGCTAAACCATGGGAAAAAGCTGCTAATCCTTTAAATAAATATTCTACAGTAAGGAAGAGTATCAATATGCAAAGATTAGGTCCTAGTTATGGTTTTGCAAAAGAAATGACTAATGCCATGCCAAATAAAAAGATGGGGTTGATTGTAAATGCTAAAGGTGGTACTTCTATAGAAGAATGGGAACGTGGAGATACACTTTATAACGAAGCTATAAGTCAAGCAAAAAAAGCTATGGAATATGGTATTTTAAAAGGAGTTATCTGGCATCAAGGTGAGGGTAATGTAGGAAGATATGATAAATATATGCCAAAAATAAAGGAATTGATTGAAGCATTACGATCTGATTTGAATGTTCCTAATTTACCATTTGTTGCTGGGCAATTATCTTCAGATAAACCACAACGAAACAATTTTAATATCATGATTTTAGAATTACCTGATGCTGTTGAAAATACTGGTGTTGTTAGGTCTGAAAATACCTCTACTATTGATGATACTCATTTTGATAGTGAAAGTCAGAGGCTTTTAGGAAAACGATATGCTGTAGAAATGTTAAAATTAATTTCAAAAAAATAA
- a CDS encoding family 43 glycosylhydrolase — protein MKKTTSLLLVFLLLMVVFIVNAQNRRSNPIVSHMFTADATARVWEDERLYVYPSTDIAGTRSYSTMDGYHIFSTEDLITWKDHGEILHSRDVSWGWRKGGYMWAPDCVYKDGIYYYFFPHKNAKKIWEIGVATSRKPASDFEVQGYIKGGETFCDPNVFIDDDGEIYLYAVVDAKCYAAKLKDNMMEIEGEMVHQIGTDEHREGPFVFKRKGKYYMIYPDHHRPYNEMQYSMSDNPLGPWEPKGLIMEQNDLITMHGSMVEFKGQWYLFYHNGSLSGGISVNRSICFDPVYFNEDGTIQMIKKSLGVELPTFYKAINFNEMFGTLSVGNYQQKDLKKNGILPNGISSIQIPDGYVVECFEKDNFKGESWLFEEDRIDLNAVGCNNIISSLKITKSNTKNLVKNSSFELATQNQIKYWRGKSSEKLSWYRDTTAKGFYSLQYKGEGSPVEKVQQVQLSPKTNYELSVMLKIENGSTGQVIFDTNGTFDEVLKFELDANNRAGEWIEFNGVFNSGDSSTIDFSCTTSVDFNGACYWDNIVLREK, from the coding sequence ATGAAAAAAACAACATCATTACTTTTAGTATTCTTGTTATTAATGGTAGTGTTTATTGTTAATGCTCAGAATCGGCGTTCAAATCCTATAGTGAGTCATATGTTTACAGCGGATGCTACGGCTCGAGTTTGGGAAGATGAACGCTTATATGTATATCCATCAACCGATATAGCAGGAACAAGAAGTTATAGTACCATGGATGGCTATCACATATTCTCAACAGAGGATTTGATTACGTGGAAAGATCATGGAGAAATTCTTCATTCTAGGGATGTCTCTTGGGGGTGGCGAAAAGGAGGATATATGTGGGCTCCCGATTGTGTTTATAAAGATGGTATTTATTATTACTTTTTTCCGCATAAGAATGCCAAAAAGATTTGGGAGATAGGTGTGGCTACTAGTAGAAAACCAGCTTCTGATTTTGAAGTTCAAGGTTATATTAAAGGAGGAGAAACATTTTGTGATCCTAATGTTTTTATTGATGATGACGGTGAGATTTACCTTTATGCTGTAGTAGATGCTAAATGTTATGCTGCTAAGTTAAAGGATAATATGATGGAGATTGAAGGGGAAATGGTTCATCAAATCGGTACAGACGAACACCGAGAAGGCCCATTTGTTTTTAAACGCAAAGGAAAATACTACATGATCTATCCGGATCATCATCGACCTTATAACGAGATGCAATATTCAATGAGCGATAACCCATTAGGACCATGGGAACCTAAAGGCTTAATTATGGAGCAGAACGATTTAATTACGATGCATGGTTCTATGGTTGAATTTAAGGGGCAATGGTATCTGTTTTATCACAATGGTAGTCTTTCCGGAGGCATTTCTGTGAATCGCTCTATTTGTTTTGACCCCGTTTATTTTAATGAAGATGGTACCATTCAAATGATAAAGAAATCACTTGGAGTGGAATTACCAACCTTTTATAAAGCCATTAACTTTAATGAAATGTTTGGTACTTTATCTGTTGGTAACTATCAACAAAAGGATTTGAAGAAAAATGGAATTCTTCCAAATGGTATATCTTCTATTCAAATTCCTGATGGTTATGTTGTTGAGTGTTTTGAGAAAGATAATTTTAAAGGGGAGTCATGGCTGTTTGAGGAAGACCGAATTGATTTGAATGCCGTGGGCTGTAATAATATAATTTCGTCGTTGAAAATTACTAAATCGAATACGAAAAATTTAGTAAAAAATTCTTCGTTTGAATTAGCTACACAAAACCAAATAAAATATTGGAGGGGTAAATCATCCGAAAAATTATCATGGTATCGTGATACTACAGCAAAAGGGTTTTATTCATTGCAATATAAAGGTGAAGGCAGCCCTGTAGAGAAAGTTCAACAAGTTCAACTTTCTCCAAAAACAAACTACGAATTAAGTGTTATGTTAAAAATTGAAAATGGTAGTACAGGTCAGGTCATTTTTGATACTAATGGTACTTTTGATGAGGTTTTAAAGTTTGAACTTGATGCGAACAATCGTGCCGGAGAATGGATTGAGTTCAATGGTGTTTTTAATAGTGGTGATTCTTCAACCATAGATTTTAGCTGTACTACCTCAGTTGATTTTAATGGTGCTTGTTATTGGGATAATATTGTTTTAAGGGAGAAATAA
- a CDS encoding sulfatase translates to MKKIFLFCISLTLMVSCSSSKKVNTQKKPNVLFIAVDDLNDWAGYMGNNQAITPNMDALASQGTFFNSAHCQYAVCGPSRASVMSGMYYHSLGFGSEGSIQKKDKEVVEAVKKKGSSLIYEYFADYGYKTMAAGKLLHHHVPEETVDVSHGRGSWDFNLDENGKKKRLNWFGSVGLLDWGPINKPETEMSDYKAAEWAVDQLSQDHDKPFFLMTGFLRPHTPLYIQQKYLDMYPLDEIELPPYKEDDYNDIPKAAEEVWNTYPDVPWAIKNKQWRKMLQAYMACITFTDVQIGKILKALENSPYRDNTIVVLWSDHGFHMGEKSRFQKHTAWDRSTKVPLIIKDPRSKSTKGTIKQVEANVQLIDLYPTLLEICGLPENKKVEGHSLVPLMKNPSVKWEYPAYTFRRDKYATVKYGSYRFTEYFDGSRELYNHANDPNEWNNLIHSADDKYKDIVEHMHGLLQKPEVIVGYEESK, encoded by the coding sequence ATGAAAAAAATCTTTCTCTTTTGTATAAGTTTAACACTTATGGTTAGCTGTTCTTCATCTAAAAAAGTAAATACACAAAAAAAGCCAAATGTACTTTTTATTGCGGTAGATGATCTAAATGATTGGGCGGGTTATATGGGTAATAATCAAGCAATTACCCCGAATATGGATGCGCTGGCTTCACAAGGAACATTTTTTAATTCAGCTCATTGTCAATACGCAGTTTGCGGTCCTTCACGGGCAAGTGTAATGTCAGGAATGTATTACCATAGTTTGGGTTTTGGATCTGAGGGAAGTATACAGAAAAAAGATAAGGAAGTTGTTGAAGCTGTTAAAAAGAAAGGTTCCTCTCTGATTTATGAATATTTTGCAGATTATGGCTACAAGACAATGGCAGCTGGAAAGCTTCTTCATCACCACGTTCCCGAGGAAACAGTTGACGTATCTCATGGTCGTGGTTCATGGGATTTCAATTTAGATGAAAATGGAAAAAAGAAGAGATTAAATTGGTTTGGTTCAGTAGGGCTTTTAGATTGGGGACCTATAAATAAACCAGAAACGGAAATGAGTGATTATAAAGCGGCTGAATGGGCTGTAGATCAACTTTCACAAGACCACGATAAACCGTTTTTTTTGATGACCGGTTTTTTGCGTCCGCATACGCCGTTGTATATTCAGCAGAAGTATTTAGACATGTATCCTCTTGATGAAATTGAACTTCCACCTTATAAAGAAGACGATTATAACGATATTCCTAAAGCGGCCGAAGAGGTTTGGAATACTTATCCTGATGTGCCTTGGGCCATCAAGAACAAACAATGGCGTAAGATGCTTCAGGCCTACATGGCGTGCATTACCTTTACAGATGTTCAAATTGGAAAAATACTAAAGGCTCTGGAAAATAGTCCTTACAGAGACAATACCATTGTTGTTTTATGGTCAGATCATGGATTTCATATGGGTGAAAAAAGTAGGTTTCAAAAACATACTGCATGGGACCGTTCAACTAAAGTTCCACTTATTATCAAGGATCCAAGGTCTAAATCAACGAAGGGTACCATCAAACAGGTTGAGGCTAATGTTCAGTTAATAGACCTTTATCCTACATTATTAGAAATTTGTGGTCTTCCAGAAAACAAAAAAGTGGAAGGACATAGTCTTGTTCCTCTGATGAAAAACCCAAGTGTTAAATGGGAATACCCTGCATATACTTTTAGGAGAGATAAGTACGCTACTGTGAAATATGGCTCGTATCGATTCACAGAATACTTTGATGGTTCAAGGGAGTTGTACAATCATGCAAACGACCCAAATGAATGGAATAATTTGATACATTCAGCTGATGATAAATATAAAGATATTGTTGAGCATATGCATGGATTGCTTCAAAAACCTGAAGTGATAGTGGGGTATGAGGAGTCTAAGTAG
- a CDS encoding sulfatase produces the protein MKYIFVFISLFFIASCSSTKKKETIAEAKPNVLFISVDDLNDWEGALLGHPQAITPNMDKLFAEGVLFTNAHASQPVCTASRNSLLSGIHPTSSGWYSSTANMKKNYETVMADHKMLPEHFKNNGYNTYATGKVFHSGESDFKDKTDDFWTEYSPQFWRGMEPHIKENGFGYRGTMFYPFPKGGGQLVQLYGEETINKNYKDTNRFYSLCGGPLEDEDIPENGMYDEQIANWAINKLNEKQDKPFFMAVGFIRPHVPYTAPKKYFDLYPIEDIQVPEIPENEFEDIPIMGKAIAYGYTPKGGWADVTQKKEILPELVQSYLACVTFVDEQIGKVIDALEKSPNGKNTIIVLWSDHGQHLGEKRHFRKQALWEEATKVPLFFKVPNNKENGKRSSQVVSLLDIYPTISELCKLPKLPKLEGESLVPLINSPETKLDRSVLTTWFYKNHAVRSNDWRYIQYRDGGQELYNHKTDPGEHINLANNPEYAAVIEAHKKWLPKHDAIPAGSTKWKGDNLDKLVKKWQDNDSIPNWLQ, from the coding sequence ATGAAATATATTTTCGTTTTTATAAGTTTATTCTTTATAGCCAGTTGCTCTTCAACTAAAAAAAAGGAAACTATAGCAGAAGCAAAACCCAACGTACTTTTTATTTCAGTAGATGATTTAAATGATTGGGAGGGAGCATTGCTAGGTCATCCACAGGCTATAACACCTAATATGGATAAGCTTTTTGCAGAAGGTGTTTTGTTTACAAATGCTCATGCGTCGCAGCCTGTTTGTACTGCATCAAGAAATTCTTTACTAAGCGGTATTCATCCAACATCGTCGGGTTGGTATAGTTCTACGGCTAATATGAAAAAGAATTATGAAACGGTTATGGCAGACCATAAAATGCTTCCAGAACACTTTAAAAACAACGGCTATAATACGTATGCCACCGGTAAAGTATTTCATAGCGGGGAATCAGATTTTAAAGATAAAACAGATGATTTCTGGACAGAATATTCTCCGCAATTTTGGAGAGGGATGGAGCCCCATATTAAAGAAAATGGATTTGGTTATCGTGGTACCATGTTTTATCCGTTTCCTAAAGGTGGCGGACAGCTTGTTCAACTGTATGGCGAAGAAACCATTAATAAAAATTATAAAGATACCAACAGATTCTATTCCTTATGTGGTGGTCCCTTAGAAGATGAAGATATTCCTGAAAATGGCATGTATGATGAGCAAATTGCTAATTGGGCTATCAACAAGCTGAACGAAAAGCAAGATAAACCATTTTTTATGGCAGTTGGATTTATTAGACCCCATGTGCCTTATACAGCTCCAAAAAAGTATTTTGACTTATATCCAATTGAAGATATACAAGTGCCTGAAATTCCTGAAAATGAATTTGAAGATATTCCAATTATGGGAAAAGCCATTGCCTATGGCTATACTCCTAAAGGAGGTTGGGCAGATGTGACTCAAAAAAAAGAAATATTGCCTGAGTTAGTACAGTCGTATTTAGCTTGTGTCACTTTTGTTGATGAGCAAATAGGAAAAGTTATAGACGCATTAGAAAAAAGTCCGAATGGCAAAAATACTATTATTGTTCTATGGTCAGATCATGGACAACATTTAGGTGAAAAAAGACATTTCAGAAAACAAGCGTTATGGGAAGAAGCAACCAAAGTACCTTTGTTTTTTAAAGTACCAAATAATAAAGAGAATGGAAAAAGAAGTAGTCAAGTAGTGAGTCTTTTAGATATTTATCCAACAATATCAGAGCTTTGTAAGCTCCCTAAGTTACCAAAATTAGAAGGAGAAAGCTTGGTGCCGTTAATTAACTCTCCAGAAACAAAGTTAGATAGGTCTGTATTGACAACTTGGTTTTATAAAAATCATGCGGTAAGAAGTAATGATTGGCGTTATATACAATATCGTGATGGTGGACAGGAATTGTACAATCATAAAACAGACCCTGGTGAGCACATAAATTTGGCAAACAACCCAGAATATGCCGCTGTTATTGAAGCACATAAAAAATGGTTGCCAAAACATGATGCCATACCAGCAGGTTCAACAAAATGGAAAGGCGATAATTTGGATAAGTTAGTTAAAAAGTGGCAGGACAATGACTCTATTCCTAATTGGTTACAGTAA